A region from the Variovorax sp. V93 genome encodes:
- a CDS encoding cell division protein FtsQ/DivIB, which yields MADSIPVPFDVKLMNIVSNLAFVVVALMLLAAGAWWVLRQPFFPIGGIKVDGDVTHNNAVTLRANVAPQLAGNFFTVDLARARTAFESVPWVRKAVVRREFPNKLRVTLTEQVPVANWGDEAGSKLINGFGEVFEANVAEVDDRLPRLDGPIEQAGQVLGMYRVIAPLFPPYDFSVEELTLSSRGSWKAVLDTGAEIELGRGQAEEVTARTQRFLKTVTQVAGQYRRTAADVEGADLRHNDAYALRLRGVTTVVADPKTKKK from the coding sequence ATGGCCGACAGCATTCCCGTGCCCTTCGACGTCAAGCTCATGAACATCGTCTCGAACCTGGCGTTCGTGGTGGTGGCGCTCATGCTGCTGGCGGCGGGCGCATGGTGGGTGCTGCGCCAGCCGTTCTTTCCGATCGGCGGCATCAAGGTCGATGGCGACGTGACGCACAACAACGCCGTGACGCTGCGCGCCAACGTCGCGCCGCAGCTCGCGGGCAACTTCTTCACCGTCGACCTGGCACGTGCGAGAACCGCCTTCGAGTCGGTGCCCTGGGTGCGCAAGGCGGTGGTGCGGCGCGAGTTCCCGAACAAGCTGCGCGTGACGCTGACCGAGCAGGTGCCGGTGGCCAACTGGGGCGACGAGGCCGGCTCGAAGCTGATCAACGGCTTTGGCGAGGTGTTCGAAGCCAACGTGGCCGAGGTGGACGACCGGCTGCCGCGGCTCGACGGTCCCATCGAGCAGGCCGGGCAGGTGCTTGGCATGTACCGCGTGATTGCGCCGCTGTTCCCGCCCTACGACTTCAGCGTGGAAGAACTCACGCTGTCGAGCCGGGGCAGCTGGAAGGCGGTGCTGGACACCGGCGCCGAGATCGAGCTGGGCCGCGGCCAGGCCGAGGAGGTGACGGCCCGCACGCAGCGTTTCCTGAAGACCGTGACCCAGGTCGCGGGCCAGTACCGCCGCACCGCGGCGGACGTCGAGGGGGCCGACCTGCGGCACAACGACGCCTATGCGCTGCGTCTTCGCGGCGTCACCACGGTCGTTGCCGACCCCAAGACGAAGAAGAAATAG
- the ftsA gene encoding cell division protein FtsA, whose product MPKEYKDLVVGLDIGTAKVMVVVAEVLPGGELKLAGLGIAPSNGLKRGVVVNIDATVQSIQQALKEAELMADCKISRVYTGITGSHIRGINSSGMVAVKDKEVTPADVARVVETARAINISSDQRLLLVEPQEFVIDGQDVKEPIGMSGMRLEAKVHIVTGAQSAAENIIKCVRRCGLEVDQLMLNPLASSQAVLTEDERELGVVLVDIGAGTTDVAIFTNGAIRHTAVIPIAGDLITSDIAMALRTPTKDAEDIKVENGYAKQLLADPDTQVEVPGLGDRGPRMLSKQALAGVIEPRIEEIFSLVQQVVRESGYEEVLSSGVVLTGGSAVMPGMVELGEDIFLKPVRRGIPKYSSALSDMVAQPRAATVMGLLEEARFARMRGFKVAQKNGSVKTAFGRFKDFIVGNF is encoded by the coding sequence ATGCCCAAAGAATACAAAGACCTGGTTGTCGGACTCGACATCGGAACCGCCAAGGTGATGGTGGTCGTCGCCGAGGTGCTGCCCGGCGGCGAACTCAAGCTGGCGGGGCTCGGCATCGCGCCGAGCAACGGCCTCAAGCGAGGCGTGGTGGTGAACATCGACGCCACGGTGCAGAGCATCCAGCAGGCCTTGAAGGAGGCCGAGCTGATGGCCGACTGCAAGATCAGCCGCGTCTACACCGGCATCACCGGCAGCCACATCCGCGGCATCAATTCGAGCGGCATGGTGGCGGTGAAGGACAAGGAGGTCACGCCCGCCGACGTGGCCCGCGTGGTGGAAACCGCGCGCGCCATCAACATCTCGAGCGACCAGCGCCTGCTGCTGGTGGAGCCGCAGGAATTCGTGATCGACGGGCAGGACGTGAAGGAGCCGATCGGCATGAGCGGCATGCGGCTCGAGGCCAAGGTGCACATCGTGACCGGCGCGCAGAGCGCGGCCGAGAACATCATCAAGTGCGTGCGCCGCTGCGGCCTCGAGGTCGACCAGCTGATGCTCAATCCGCTGGCCTCCAGCCAGGCGGTGCTGACCGAGGACGAGCGCGAGCTCGGCGTGGTGCTGGTGGACATCGGCGCGGGCACCACCGACGTGGCCATCTTCACCAACGGCGCGATCCGCCACACGGCGGTGATCCCGATCGCGGGCGACCTGATCACCAGCGACATCGCGATGGCGCTGCGCACGCCCACCAAGGACGCGGAAGACATCAAGGTCGAAAACGGCTATGCCAAGCAGCTGCTGGCCGACCCCGACACGCAGGTGGAAGTGCCGGGCCTGGGCGACCGCGGTCCGCGCATGCTGAGCAAGCAGGCGCTGGCCGGCGTGATCGAGCCGCGCATCGAGGAGATCTTCTCGCTGGTGCAGCAAGTGGTGCGCGAGTCGGGCTACGAAGAGGTGCTGTCCTCGGGCGTGGTGCTCACGGGCGGCAGCGCGGTGATGCCCGGCATGGTCGAGCTCGGCGAGGACATCTTCCTGAAGCCGGTGCGGCGCGGCATTCCGAAGTATTCGAGCGCGCTCTCCGACATGGTGGCGCAGCCGCGCGCCGCCACCGTGATGGGCCTGCTCGAGGAAGCACGCTTCGCACGCATGCGCGGCTTCAAGGTCGCGCAGAAGAACGGATCCGTAAAGACTGCGTTCGGGCGTTTCAAGGACTTCATCGTGGGGAACTTCTGA
- the ftsW gene encoding putative lipid II flippase FtsW, with protein sequence MNTTAAGATPNAKTSRFGGWFRRARSGIDSLPVHLPVRLGGAGVTQTKAAPMRVLGFDQALVWVTVALLTWGLVMVYSASIALPDNPRFARAGYSASFFLTRHAASVVFAFIAALLAFQIPMKTWERAAPWLFVASLLLLVAVLIPHIGINVNGARRWLPLGFMRFQPSELAKLAMVLYAASYMVRKMEIKERFFRAVLPMGVAVVVVGMLVMAEPDMGAFMVIAVIAMGILFLGGVNARMFFVIAALVVVAFGTIVATSSWRRERIFAYLDPWSEEHALGKGYQLSHSLIAIGRGEVFGVGLGGSVEKLHWLPEAHTDFLLAVIGEEFGLVGVLLIIGLFLWLTRRVMHIGRQAIALDRVFSGLVAQGVGVWIGFQAFINMGVNLGALPTKGLTLPLMSFGGSAILMNLVALAVVLRIDYENRVLMRGGRI encoded by the coding sequence TTGAACACCACGGCCGCCGGCGCCACGCCCAATGCAAAGACCAGCCGGTTCGGCGGCTGGTTCCGGCGCGCGCGCAGCGGCATCGACTCGCTGCCGGTGCACCTGCCGGTGCGGCTGGGCGGCGCTGGCGTCACGCAGACCAAGGCCGCGCCGATGCGCGTGCTGGGCTTCGACCAGGCGCTGGTCTGGGTCACCGTGGCGCTGCTCACCTGGGGCCTGGTGATGGTCTATTCGGCCTCCATCGCGCTGCCGGACAACCCGCGCTTCGCGCGTGCGGGCTACAGCGCGTCGTTCTTCCTCACGCGGCACGCGGCCTCGGTGGTGTTCGCGTTCATCGCGGCGCTGCTGGCCTTCCAGATTCCCATGAAGACCTGGGAGCGCGCCGCGCCCTGGCTCTTCGTGGCCTCGCTGCTGCTGCTGGTGGCGGTGCTCATTCCGCACATCGGCATCAACGTCAACGGCGCGCGGCGCTGGCTGCCGCTGGGCTTCATGCGCTTCCAGCCGTCCGAGCTCGCCAAGCTCGCGATGGTGCTCTATGCCGCCAGCTACATGGTGCGCAAGATGGAGATCAAGGAACGCTTCTTCCGCGCCGTGCTGCCGATGGGCGTGGCGGTGGTGGTGGTCGGCATGCTGGTGATGGCCGAACCCGACATGGGTGCATTCATGGTGATTGCCGTGATTGCCATGGGCATCCTGTTCCTGGGCGGCGTGAACGCGCGCATGTTCTTCGTGATCGCGGCGCTGGTGGTGGTGGCCTTCGGCACCATCGTGGCCACCAGCTCGTGGCGCCGCGAGCGCATCTTCGCGTACCTCGATCCATGGAGCGAGGAGCACGCGCTGGGCAAGGGCTACCAGCTGTCGCACTCGCTGATCGCCATCGGCCGCGGCGAGGTCTTCGGCGTCGGCCTGGGCGGCAGCGTCGAGAAGCTGCACTGGCTGCCCGAGGCACACACCGACTTCCTGCTCGCGGTGATCGGCGAGGAGTTCGGCCTGGTCGGCGTGCTGCTGATCATCGGCCTGTTCCTCTGGCTGACGCGCCGCGTCATGCACATCGGCCGCCAGGCGATCGCGCTCGACCGCGTGTTCTCGGGCCTCGTGGCGCAGGGCGTGGGCGTGTGGATCGGCTTCCAGGCCTTCATCAACATGGGCGTGAACCTCGGCGCACTGCCAACCAAGGGGCTCACCTTGCCGCTGATGAGCTTCGGCGGCTCGGCCATCCTGATGAACCTGGTGGCGCTCGCTGTCGTGCTGCGCATCGACTACGAGAACCGCGTGTTGATGCGGGGGGGACGCATATGA
- the ftsZ gene encoding cell division protein FtsZ produces MTIEMIEVEEFNQGTQIKVIGVGGGGGNAVAHMMERGVQGVQFVCANTDAQALQRSNAHKIIQLGTSGLGAGSKPDKGRDAAEAAVDDIRAAIDGAHMLFITAGMGGGTGTGAAPVIARVAKEMGILTVGVVTKPFDWEGGRRMTNADAGLAELEANVDSLIVVLNEKLLDVLGEDITQDEAFAHANDVLKNAVGGISEIINEYGGVNVDFEDVRTVMGEPGKAMMGTAAAAGPDRARIAAEQAVACPLLEGIDLSGAKGVLVLVTASKGSLKLNESKLAMNTIRAYASPDAHVIYGAAYDESLGDQMRVTVVATGLSRADARRQAPTLEVIRTGTDNIPFNVPTLGAGHAGHAGHGGGNQPNYDGMAVPSVWRTNRTMAAAKVDALSSGGMDDFEIPAFLRRQAD; encoded by the coding sequence ATGACCATCGAAATGATCGAAGTCGAAGAATTCAACCAAGGCACCCAGATCAAGGTGATCGGCGTCGGCGGCGGCGGCGGCAATGCCGTCGCGCACATGATGGAGCGCGGCGTGCAGGGCGTGCAGTTCGTCTGCGCCAACACCGACGCGCAGGCGCTCCAGCGCAGCAACGCGCACAAGATCATCCAGCTGGGCACCAGCGGACTGGGCGCGGGCAGCAAGCCCGACAAGGGCCGTGACGCGGCCGAAGCCGCGGTGGACGACATCCGCGCGGCCATCGACGGCGCGCACATGCTTTTCATCACGGCCGGCATGGGCGGCGGCACCGGTACCGGCGCCGCACCGGTGATCGCGCGCGTGGCCAAGGAGATGGGCATCCTCACCGTGGGCGTGGTGACCAAGCCCTTCGACTGGGAAGGCGGCCGCCGCATGACCAACGCCGACGCCGGCCTGGCCGAGCTCGAGGCCAACGTCGACTCGCTGATCGTGGTGCTCAACGAGAAGCTGCTCGACGTGCTGGGCGAGGACATCACCCAGGACGAAGCCTTCGCGCATGCCAACGACGTGCTCAAGAACGCGGTGGGCGGCATCTCGGAAATCATCAACGAGTACGGCGGCGTGAACGTCGACTTCGAAGACGTGCGCACCGTGATGGGCGAGCCCGGCAAGGCCATGATGGGCACGGCCGCTGCTGCCGGCCCGGACCGCGCGCGCATTGCCGCCGAGCAGGCCGTGGCCTGCCCGCTGCTCGAAGGCATCGACCTCTCGGGCGCCAAGGGCGTGCTGGTGCTGGTGACCGCATCGAAGGGCTCGCTGAAGCTCAACGAGTCGAAGCTCGCGATGAACACCATCCGCGCCTACGCCTCGCCCGATGCGCACGTGATCTATGGCGCGGCCTACGACGAGAGCCTGGGCGACCAGATGCGCGTGACGGTGGTCGCCACCGGCCTGTCGCGCGCCGATGCGCGCCGCCAGGCACCGACGCTCGAAGTGATCCGCACCGGCACCGACAACATCCCGTTCAACGTGCCCACGCTCGGCGCCGGCCATGCGGGCCACGCCGGCCACGGCGGCGGCAACCAGCCGAACTACGACGGCATGGCCGTTCCCAGCGTGTGGCGCACGAACCGCACCATGGCCGCGGCCAAGGTGGACGCGCTGTCGTCGGGCGGCATGGACGATTTCGAGATCCCGGCATTCCTGCGCCGTCAGGCTGATTGA
- the murG gene encoding undecaprenyldiphospho-muramoylpentapeptide beta-N-acetylglucosaminyltransferase, protein MTGRTALVMAGGTGGHIFPGLAVAEALRERGWRVHWLGAPGSMEEKLVPPRGFAFEPVQFGGVRGKGPLTLFLLPLRLLRAFWQSIGVVRRVQPHVVVGLGGYITFPGGMMSVLLNKPLVLHEQNSVAGLANKVLAGVADRVFTAFPNVLKKAQWVGNPLRAAFTSQPEPAVRFAGRSGPLRLLVVGGSLGAKALNAVVPQALARIAPATRPRVLHQSGAKQIDELRANYAAAGVEGELTPFIEDTAQAYADADIIVARAGASTVTEIAAVGAAALFVPFPSAVDDHQTTNARFLVDAGGGWLVQQADLTPELLADLLQKTERTALIDKATRAKTMQKTEAVEAVVRACEELAR, encoded by the coding sequence ATGACCGGCCGCACCGCACTCGTCATGGCCGGCGGCACCGGCGGCCACATCTTCCCGGGGCTCGCGGTGGCCGAGGCGCTGCGCGAGCGCGGCTGGCGCGTGCACTGGCTGGGCGCGCCCGGCAGCATGGAAGAAAAGCTCGTGCCGCCGCGCGGCTTTGCCTTCGAGCCGGTGCAGTTCGGCGGCGTGCGCGGCAAGGGGCCGCTCACGCTGTTCCTGCTGCCGCTGCGGCTTCTGCGCGCGTTCTGGCAGAGCATCGGCGTGGTGCGCCGCGTGCAGCCCCACGTCGTCGTCGGCCTGGGCGGCTACATCACCTTTCCGGGCGGAATGATGAGCGTGCTGCTCAACAAGCCGCTGGTGCTGCATGAGCAGAACTCGGTGGCCGGCCTTGCCAACAAGGTGCTGGCGGGTGTGGCCGACCGCGTGTTCACGGCCTTCCCCAACGTGCTGAAGAAGGCGCAGTGGGTGGGCAACCCGCTGCGCGCGGCGTTCACCTCGCAACCCGAGCCGGCCGTGCGCTTCGCAGGCCGCAGCGGACCGCTGCGGCTCCTGGTGGTGGGCGGCAGCCTGGGGGCCAAGGCGCTCAACGCCGTGGTGCCGCAGGCGCTGGCGCGCATCGCGCCGGCCACGCGCCCGCGGGTGCTGCACCAGAGCGGCGCCAAACAGATCGACGAGCTGCGCGCCAACTACGCGGCAGCCGGCGTGGAGGGCGAACTCACGCCCTTCATCGAAGACACCGCGCAGGCCTATGCCGACGCCGACATCATCGTCGCGCGCGCCGGGGCCAGCACCGTGACAGAAATCGCGGCCGTCGGCGCAGCAGCGCTGTTCGTGCCTTTTCCCTCGGCGGTCGACGACCACCAGACCACCAACGCGCGCTTCCTCGTCGACGCGGGCGGCGGCTGGCTGGTGCAGCAGGCCGACCTCACTCCTGAATTGCTGGCTGATTTGCTACAGAAAACCGAGCGCACCGCGCTGATCGACAAGGCCACCAGGGCCAAAACCATGCAGAAGACCGAAGCCGTCGAGGCCGTCGTCCGCGCCTGCGAGGAGCTTGCCAGATGA
- a CDS encoding LysR family transcriptional regulator, whose amino-acid sequence MPLAPPRPRLPPHTAVRAFEAAARHGSFARAAEELFVTPAAVAQQIKALETWAGGALFERHSQGIRLSAHGRRALPALSAAVDQLGLAVQALRHETQTAARRSTLQVAALPAMAQLWLSPRLSRLKAALPGVQVSVTALEQPPNFRREPFDLGLFYARAGDRIETAVGAQGMALARDRLVPVCSPRLQQALPSGRPRALDDLVDVLARCGGLHDTVWHDDWARWLQAVRPGINAAEADALAAGPDFSLYSLALQAALDGEGVLMGRERLVAPLLAQGRLHAPWGRPKALGDTLMLLVPAHRRGPLLAQQVQALQTLAD is encoded by the coding sequence ATGCCCCTCGCACCACCCCGCCCTCGCCTGCCCCCGCACACAGCCGTTCGCGCCTTCGAGGCTGCGGCACGCCATGGCAGCTTTGCGCGTGCGGCCGAGGAGCTGTTCGTCACGCCGGCCGCCGTCGCGCAGCAGATCAAGGCGCTGGAGACCTGGGCCGGCGGTGCGCTGTTCGAACGCCACAGCCAGGGCATCCGCCTCAGCGCGCACGGACGGCGCGCACTGCCCGCCCTCAGCGCCGCGGTCGACCAGCTCGGCCTCGCGGTGCAGGCGCTGCGGCACGAGACGCAGACTGCCGCGCGCCGCAGCACGCTGCAGGTCGCGGCCCTGCCGGCGATGGCGCAGCTGTGGCTGTCGCCGCGGCTTTCGCGGCTGAAGGCGGCGCTGCCCGGCGTGCAGGTGTCCGTGACGGCGCTCGAGCAGCCGCCGAACTTCCGGCGCGAACCCTTCGACCTCGGCCTCTTCTATGCACGTGCCGGCGATCGCATCGAAACCGCCGTCGGCGCGCAAGGCATGGCGCTCGCGCGCGACCGGCTGGTGCCGGTGTGCAGCCCGCGCCTCCAGCAGGCGCTGCCAAGCGGGCGCCCGCGCGCGCTCGACGACCTGGTCGATGTACTGGCCCGCTGCGGCGGACTGCACGACACCGTGTGGCACGACGACTGGGCGCGCTGGCTGCAGGCCGTGCGTCCCGGTATCAACGCAGCCGAGGCCGATGCGCTGGCCGCCGGCCCGGACTTCTCGCTCTACAGCCTCGCGCTGCAGGCGGCGCTCGACGGCGAAGGCGTGCTGATGGGCCGCGAGCGGCTGGTGGCGCCGCTGCTCGCGCAAGGCAGGCTGCATGCGCCCTGGGGACGGCCGAAGGCACTGGGCGACACGCTCATGCTGCTGGTGCCCGCGCACCGCAGGGGGCCGCTGCTGGCGCAGCAGGTGCAGGCGTTGCAGACCCTGGCCGACTGA
- a CDS encoding D-alanine--D-alanine ligase codes for MSLQDPKQFGKVAVLFGGSSAEREISLLSGNGVLGALRSRGVDAHAFDPAERDLVELRREGFARCFIALHGRHGEDGTVQGALELLGIPYTGSGVMASSVAMDKVMTKRIWQADGLPTPRYVRLAFDQQSREQIRAVPDVLGLPLIVKPPREGSSIGVTKVEGYSQMQDAVALSAKYDADVLCEEFIEGEEVTCAVLGSGLDARALPVVRIAAPEGAYDYQNKYFTDDVKYHCPSGLPEAEEHEIQRITLAAYHTLGCRGWGRADVMIRASDRKPFLLEMNTSPGMTSHSLVPMSARASGIAYEDLCLRVLASASLDAAGGAQ; via the coding sequence ATGAGCCTTCAGGATCCAAAACAATTCGGCAAGGTGGCCGTGCTGTTCGGCGGAAGCTCCGCCGAGCGCGAAATCTCGCTCCTTTCCGGCAATGGCGTGCTCGGGGCGCTGCGCTCGCGCGGTGTCGACGCGCATGCCTTCGATCCCGCCGAGCGCGACCTGGTCGAGCTGCGGCGCGAGGGTTTCGCGCGCTGCTTCATCGCGCTGCACGGCCGGCACGGCGAGGACGGCACGGTGCAGGGCGCGCTCGAGCTGCTCGGCATTCCCTACACCGGCTCGGGCGTGATGGCTTCGAGCGTGGCCATGGACAAAGTCATGACCAAGCGCATCTGGCAGGCCGACGGGCTGCCGACGCCCAGGTACGTGCGCCTGGCCTTCGACCAGCAAAGCCGCGAGCAGATCCGCGCCGTGCCCGACGTGCTCGGGCTGCCGCTCATCGTGAAGCCGCCGCGCGAGGGCTCGTCGATCGGCGTGACCAAGGTCGAAGGCTACTCGCAGATGCAGGATGCCGTGGCGCTGTCGGCGAAGTACGACGCCGACGTGCTGTGCGAGGAGTTCATCGAAGGCGAGGAAGTGACCTGCGCCGTGCTCGGCAGCGGCCTCGACGCCCGTGCGCTGCCCGTGGTGCGCATTGCCGCGCCCGAAGGCGCCTACGACTACCAGAACAAGTACTTCACCGACGACGTGAAGTACCACTGCCCGAGCGGCCTGCCCGAAGCCGAGGAGCACGAGATCCAGCGCATCACGCTGGCCGCGTACCACACACTCGGCTGCCGCGGCTGGGGCCGCGCCGACGTGATGATTCGCGCGAGCGACCGCAAGCCTTTCCTGCTCGAGATGAACACCTCGCCCGGCATGACCAGCCATTCGCTGGTGCCCATGTCGGCGCGCGCATCGGGCATCGCCTACGAAGACCTGTGCCTGCGCGTGCTGGCCTCGGCTTCGCTGGATGCCGCGGGGGGAGCGCAATAG
- the lpxC gene encoding UDP-3-O-acyl-N-acetylglucosamine deacetylase, with the protein MLQQRTLKSISRAVGVGLHSGQRVELTLRPAPVDTGIVFRRVDLPEPVDIRMTAEAVTDTRLASTVSTGGAKVQTVEHLMSACAGLGIDNLYIDITADEVPILDGSASSFVFLLQSAGIELQKAPRRFIRVTRKVEVREGEGANEKWASLEPYHGYKLSFEIDFDHRVVNSTGQRVEFDLGTDSYSRDIARARTFGFTKEVEYMRSKGLALGGGLDNAIVMDDTKVLNAGGLRYDDEFVKHKILDAMGDLYIIGKPLLAAYTAFRSGHALNNKLLRELLAHSDAYEVVTFEDEKRAPRGFGEVARAW; encoded by the coding sequence GTGCTGCAACAACGAACCCTCAAGTCGATCAGCCGCGCCGTGGGCGTGGGGCTTCACAGCGGCCAGCGCGTGGAACTCACGCTGCGCCCCGCTCCGGTGGACACCGGCATCGTGTTCCGGCGCGTCGACCTGCCCGAGCCGGTCGACATCCGCATGACCGCCGAAGCGGTGACCGACACGCGCCTGGCCTCCACCGTCTCGACCGGCGGCGCCAAGGTGCAGACGGTCGAGCACCTGATGTCGGCCTGCGCCGGCCTCGGGATCGACAACCTCTACATCGACATCACGGCCGACGAAGTGCCGATCCTCGACGGGTCGGCCTCGTCCTTCGTGTTCCTGCTGCAAAGCGCGGGCATCGAGCTGCAGAAGGCGCCGCGCCGCTTCATCCGCGTGACGCGCAAGGTCGAGGTGCGCGAGGGCGAGGGCGCCAACGAGAAGTGGGCGAGCCTGGAGCCCTACCACGGCTACAAGCTGAGCTTCGAGATCGACTTCGACCACCGCGTGGTCAATTCCACCGGCCAGCGCGTGGAGTTCGACCTCGGCACCGACTCCTACAGCCGCGACATCGCACGCGCGCGCACCTTCGGCTTCACCAAGGAAGTGGAATACATGCGCAGCAAGGGCCTGGCGCTCGGCGGCGGCCTGGACAACGCCATCGTGATGGACGACACCAAGGTGCTCAATGCCGGGGGCCTGCGCTACGACGACGAGTTCGTGAAGCACAAGATCCTCGACGCCATGGGCGACCTCTACATCATCGGCAAGCCGCTGCTCGCGGCCTACACCGCGTTCCGCTCGGGCCATGCGCTCAACAACAAGCTGCTGCGCGAACTGCTGGCCCACAGCGACGCCTACGAGGTCGTCACCTTCGAAGACGAAAAGCGCGCACCGCGCGGCTTCGGCGAAGTGGCGCGGGCCTGGTAG
- the murC gene encoding UDP-N-acetylmuramate--L-alanine ligase, whose product MKHAIRHIHFVGIGGSGMSGIAEVLFNLGYRITGSDLADSATLRRLAGLGIGTFVGHAAAHIDGADAVVTSTAVQSDNPEVLAAREKRIPVVPRALMLAELMRLKQGIAIAGTHGKTTTTSLVASVLDAAGLDPTFVIGGRLNSAGANAQLGSGDYIVVEADESDASFLNLLPVMAVVTNIDADHMETYGHDFARLKKAFVDFLHRMPFYGVAILCTDDPAVRDIVAEVTCPVTSYGFGEEAQVRAIDVRAVGGQMHFTAQRRNGVTLPDLPIVLNLPGEHNVRNALSVIAVAVELGIPDEAVQRGLAGFKGVGRRFQSFGEVAAQGEPAGSFTVIDDYGHHPVEMAATIAAARGAFPGRRLVLAFQPHRYTRTRDCFEDFVKVIGNADAVLLGEVYAAGEPPIVAADGRTLARALRVAGKVEPVFVDDIGAMPQAILDNARAGDVVLCMGAGSIGAVPGKVVEIAAAASLPPTTRSRRKGEAA is encoded by the coding sequence ATGAAGCACGCGATCCGTCACATCCATTTCGTGGGCATCGGCGGCTCGGGCATGAGCGGCATCGCCGAGGTGCTGTTCAACCTGGGCTACCGCATCACCGGTTCCGACCTGGCCGACAGCGCCACCCTGCGCCGGCTCGCGGGCCTGGGCATCGGCACCTTCGTGGGCCATGCCGCTGCGCACATCGACGGCGCGGATGCGGTCGTCACTTCCACCGCGGTGCAGTCGGACAACCCCGAGGTGCTGGCCGCGCGCGAGAAGCGCATTCCCGTGGTGCCGCGTGCGCTGATGCTGGCCGAACTGATGCGGCTCAAGCAGGGCATCGCGATTGCGGGCACGCACGGCAAGACCACCACCACCAGCCTGGTGGCGAGCGTGCTCGATGCGGCCGGGCTCGATCCCACCTTCGTGATCGGCGGGCGCCTGAACAGCGCCGGCGCCAACGCGCAGCTCGGCAGCGGCGACTACATCGTGGTGGAAGCCGACGAGTCGGACGCCTCGTTCCTGAACCTGCTGCCCGTGATGGCAGTGGTCACGAACATCGATGCCGACCACATGGAAACCTACGGGCACGACTTCGCAAGGCTCAAGAAGGCTTTTGTCGACTTTCTGCACCGCATGCCGTTCTATGGCGTGGCCATCCTGTGCACCGACGATCCGGCGGTGCGCGACATCGTGGCCGAAGTCACCTGCCCGGTGACGAGCTACGGCTTCGGCGAGGAAGCCCAGGTACGCGCGATCGACGTGCGCGCGGTGGGCGGCCAGATGCATTTCACGGCCCAGCGGCGCAACGGCGTCACGCTGCCCGACCTGCCGATCGTGCTGAACCTGCCGGGCGAGCACAACGTGCGCAACGCGCTTTCGGTGATCGCGGTGGCGGTGGAGCTCGGCATTCCCGACGAAGCGGTGCAGCGCGGACTGGCCGGCTTCAAGGGCGTGGGCCGACGCTTCCAGAGCTTTGGCGAGGTGGCCGCGCAGGGCGAGCCGGCCGGCAGCTTCACCGTGATCGACGACTACGGCCATCACCCGGTCGAGATGGCCGCGACCATTGCCGCCGCGCGCGGCGCGTTCCCGGGGCGCCGGCTGGTGCTGGCCTTCCAGCCGCACCGCTACACCCGCACGCGCGACTGCTTCGAGGACTTCGTCAAGGTCATCGGCAATGCCGACGCGGTGCTGCTGGGCGAGGTCTATGCCGCGGGGGAGCCGCCCATCGTGGCGGCGGACGGCCGCACGCTGGCGCGCGCCCTGCGCGTGGCCGGCAAGGTGGAGCCGGTGTTCGTCGACGACATCGGCGCCATGCCGCAGGCCATCCTGGACAACGCGCGCGCCGGCGACGTGGTGCTTTGCATGGGTGCGGGCTCCATTGGCGCCGTGCCGGGCAAGGTGGTTGAAATTGCAGCCGCGGCATCGCTGCCGCCAACAACGCGCAGCAGGCGCAAGGGGGAGGCAGCATGA